Proteins encoded by one window of Candidatus Eisenbacteria bacterium:
- a CDS encoding DapH/DapD/GlmU-related protein, which translates to MKLLDVGLRVASLVYLMFQFLVVGAAMVPAVLFVKIFWDIGSLWLLALAFGVAYPMFGFTYLLLVVMIRLLVRFRSVEGDYPFISSYAIKWAFVGSLVGLAKLLFLGHIKGMPMLNLFYRAMGAKIGRNVLINTANIYDFDVLTIGDDSFLGGDAVVIGHVGERGVLKIRPVRIGAKCTVGQSSVVFPGAVMGDGSVLGALSLLPKGKELPPGTVWGGNPLREIRKDQPSPESLEV; encoded by the coding sequence GTGAAGCTCCTCGACGTGGGATTGCGGGTCGCCTCCCTCGTCTATCTGATGTTCCAGTTCCTCGTCGTTGGCGCGGCCATGGTGCCGGCGGTGCTCTTCGTGAAGATCTTCTGGGACATCGGCTCGCTCTGGCTCCTCGCGCTCGCGTTCGGCGTCGCGTATCCGATGTTTGGATTCACCTACCTGCTCCTCGTGGTGATGATCCGCCTCCTCGTCCGCTTCCGGAGCGTCGAGGGGGACTATCCCTTCATCTCCTCGTACGCGATCAAGTGGGCGTTCGTGGGATCGCTGGTGGGCCTCGCGAAGCTCCTCTTCCTCGGCCACATCAAGGGCATGCCGATGCTGAACCTCTTCTATCGCGCGATGGGAGCGAAGATCGGGAGGAACGTGCTCATCAACACGGCGAATATCTATGACTTCGACGTGCTGACGATCGGGGACGACTCGTTCCTCGGCGGCGATGCCGTGGTGATCGGGCACGTGGGGGAGCGGGGCGTCCTCAAGATTCGCCCCGTTCGGATCGGCGCGAAGTGCACGGTCGGCCAGTCCTCGGTGGTGTTCCCCGGAGCGGTGATGGGAGACGGCTCCGTGCTCGGCGCGCTCTCGCTCCTGCCGAAGGGAAAGGAGCTGCCTCCCGGCACGGTGTGGGGCGGGAATCCGCTCCGCGAGATCCGCAAGGACCAGCCCTCCCCGGAGTCGCTCGAGGTCTAG